CAAGGCACAATACTCTTTTATCTTCTAACTCTTTTGATAGCCATGCATCCGTAACCATAGCCGCTCCTTTTTGATCATTATATCACAATAATTAAAATTTAATATTCTGACTAAAATGCAAGTGTAAATAGATATGTGATACTTATCGAGTAGTTGGTTATCGGACATAAAGCTATTAGAGACGATAAACGAATGTATAATAACTTTATTATTTACCCTCCTATACTAATGCTAATATACTAATTTGTCAATGCCAAATTTAAGGGATAACGGGTGGTGTTATCTTATTTTCACAAATTGAGTACTCTTTGCCTACTCTAGCGATCAAATCTAACTCTATATGAAGTTTTTCTTTGTCCGTTACGAATTTATCATCCACAAAATATTTTTCTACCTCTAAAATCAAAGGAACTGTTTTACTCCCTTTTAGATCCACTACTTGGTTTAGGGTACAGAAAAAGGCGCTAGGAGAATTTTTTATCATAGGTGGAAACTCTTCAAAAACTCTTTTTGTATCTATATTAAAATATTCGGCTTCGCTAGTATCGTGAGGCAGATCCTTTGAGGTGTAATGCATATCTTTTAGCAGTTCTTGGGAAACAAAACATATAGTACATTTTTTTGTTTTTAAAATGTTTTTAAGCGTATCTTTGGGTTCGCCGTTTTTTTTATGTCCTATAGAGACTATTAGAGCCGGTGGTTCTGATGATAGAGGAATAAAGTAGCTAAAGGGTGCAATGTTTATTATATCTTCATGTTCCGTAACTATCCATGCTATGGGTCTAGGTACTACGGTATGGCTCATTATCTTATATCTTTGCAAAGGATTAAGATGTTTGAAATCTAGTCTCAATGTAACTCCTTATAGAAAATTTTCCATATTATCTTTTATATCTTCTACAACCAAAGACATCTCTAAAAATATAGAGTAGTATCTACTTTTTGGCGTCAGATATTTTTTCGATTCTTCATATTTATTCCATAAAAGTTCTAATTTATCAAAATCTTCTTTCTTAAAAGCCTCAAGAGTTTTTGCGGCATCTATGAATCCTTGTAGTATAAGGGATGTATTTTCGTCACACCTTTTTATGTGCTCTTGCAAAATTTCTGCTGCCTCTTTAAAGCTTTGTTCTACCAAAGCATCTATATATCTAAACATATCTCTTTCTATGCTCCCCATTTTTTACTCCTTTTTTATTAAGGTGCGATCAATCCCTTTTCGTAGCAGCTTGTATCAAATTCGAAAACTATTTTGGGGTCATAAATCAAAAGCTCTTTATTTTTTCCCGGATATTCGCGTTTATTAAGAAAATGTTTTATAGTGTTTATTCTAGCCTCTTTTTTATCGTCTGCCCTAACAACGTACCAAGGAGCATATGCAAAATGGGTTTTTGCGAACATTTCGTCTCTAGCTATAGAGTACTCTTTCCATAGTTTTTGAGCTTTTTCGTCTATAGGACTTATTTTCCACTGTTTTAAAGGATCTTTTTTTCTCTCTTCAAGTCTTTTTTTCTGCTCCTCTTTAGAAATATCTAAATAATATTTTGTTAAAAACATTCCTTCATGAACTAGAAGATATTCAAAATTAGGAACTTGTTCCATAAATTTTTCATACTGGTCTTCTGTACAAAAGCCCATAACTATTTCCACTCCTGCTCTATTGTACCAACTTCTGTTGAAAAAGACCATCTCTCCTCCTCTTGGGAGGTAGTGAATATATCTTTGAAAATACCAAAATTTTTTGTCAAGTTCGGTTGGTTTGCTAAGAGCCACTACTCTTGTATCCCTTGGACTTAAATATTCTGTAAATCTTTTTATCGTTCCATCTTTTCCAGCTGCATCTCTTCCTTCAAAAATAGTACAGACTTTTAAATCGTTTTCTATAACATGCCTTTGAAACTTAACTAGCTCAACTTGAAGATAATAAAGAATTTTTTTATACTCTTTTTTGTCCATAGTGGCTCCCGAAGTATAGCTTTTACTATTTATTATAGTATCTAATATTTGATTTAAAGCTTTAAAAGAGTTAGTATTACTATCGGTTATACACAAATTTTTATTTTAGAGGTACCTTTTAGTTTCTAAAGTATTTATAAATTATCTTCGATAAAAAAATGAATGTTGTAATAGATGTTCCTATCAATGCAAAATTGAGAGCGAAACTTTTA
This Nitrosophilus labii DNA region includes the following protein-coding sequences:
- the ppk2 gene encoding polyphosphate kinase 2, whose protein sequence is MDKKEYKKILYYLQVELVKFQRHVIENDLKVCTIFEGRDAAGKDGTIKRFTEYLSPRDTRVVALSKPTELDKKFWYFQRYIHYLPRGGEMVFFNRSWYNRAGVEIVMGFCTEDQYEKFMEQVPNFEYLLVHEGMFLTKYYLDISKEEQKKRLEERKKDPLKQWKISPIDEKAQKLWKEYSIARDEMFAKTHFAYAPWYVVRADDKKEARINTIKHFLNKREYPGKNKELLIYDPKIVFEFDTSCYEKGLIAP
- a CDS encoding flavin reductase family protein, translated to MRLDFKHLNPLQRYKIMSHTVVPRPIAWIVTEHEDIINIAPFSYFIPLSSEPPALIVSIGHKKNGEPKDTLKNILKTKKCTICFVSQELLKDMHYTSKDLPHDTSEAEYFNIDTKRVFEEFPPMIKNSPSAFFCTLNQVVDLKGSKTVPLILEVEKYFVDDKFVTDKEKLHIELDLIARVGKEYSICENKITPPVIP